A genomic window from Sulfurospirillum diekertiae includes:
- a CDS encoding YggT family protein, translated as MIVLATLIEAFATILHTLINIYIWVVIIAALITFVRPDPYNPIVQILFRLTNPVYAFIRKLVPTLIGGIDLAPLIVILALQFIDLFAVKLLFALANVL; from the coding sequence ATGATCGTTTTAGCAACACTTATTGAAGCTTTTGCCACTATTTTGCATACCTTGATTAATATCTACATATGGGTGGTGATTATTGCAGCACTCATTACCTTTGTACGCCCTGATCCGTACAATCCGATTGTGCAGATCCTTTTTCGGCTCACAAATCCAGTGTATGCGTTTATTCGTAAACTGGTTCCAACGTTAATTGGTGGTATCGACCTTGCGCCTCTCATTGTGATTTTAGCACTTCAATTTATAGACCTGTTCGCAGTTAAACTTTTGTTCGCACTTGCCAATGTTTTATAA